Proteins encoded within one genomic window of Theobroma cacao cultivar B97-61/B2 chromosome 7, Criollo_cocoa_genome_V2, whole genome shotgun sequence:
- the LOC18594866 gene encoding putative rRNA methylase YtqB isoform X2 — MSWWVIYWGRRKQQKWLICRVWRHVLHKGDIVIDATCGNGYDTLAMLKMVADESGSGRVYGIDIQIDALKNTSSLLDATVTQKEKELVKLFPICHSRMDEVVPENTAVRLVAFNLGYLPGGDKGIITISKTTLLALEAAKKMLISGGLISLVVYVGHPGGSEELDTVEAFASRLSVDSWICCEFQMLNRPLAPVLVFMFKR; from the exons ATGAGTTGGTGGGTTATATATTGGGGAAGAAGAAAGCAACAGAAGTGGCTCATTTGTAG GGTTTGGAGGCATGTCCTACATAAAGGGGATATAGTCATAGATGCCACATGTGGCAATGGTTATGATACTTTAGCAATGCTCAAAATGGTTGCTGATGAGTCTGGTTCCGGTCGTGTTTATGGAATTGACATTCAGATAGATGCTTTAAAGAATACTTCTTCCTTACTGGATGCTACTGTCACTCAGAAAGAG AAAGAACTAGTAAAGCTCTTCCCCATTTGCCATAGTAGGATGGATGAAGTAGTTCCAGAAAATACTGCTGTTAG GCTTGTTGCGTTTAACCTAGGCTACCTTCCTGGAGGTGACAAAGGTATCATTACAATTTCGAAAACAACGTTGTTGGCCTTGGAAGCTGCAAAGAAAATGCTAATATCGGGAGGGCTTATAAGCTTGGTGGTTTATGTGGGACATCCAGGTggaag TGAAGAATTGGATACTGTTGAGGCCTTTGCTTCTAGATTATCAGTTGATAGCTGGATATGCTGCGAGTTCCAGATGTTGAACCGACCATTAGCTCCAGTACTTGTTTTCATGTTTAAGAGATGA
- the LOC18594866 gene encoding putative rRNA methylase YtqB isoform X1, with amino-acid sequence MSVLRFCLFLNPMLSNRFLTQTNLFSSSCAFSSSLKRTSKSLCCSSNSILHSNGDTSPSLSRNCPLSGLENELVGYILGKKKATEVAHLVWRHVLHKGDIVIDATCGNGYDTLAMLKMVADESGSGRVYGIDIQIDALKNTSSLLDATVTQKEKELVKLFPICHSRMDEVVPENTAVRLVAFNLGYLPGGDKGIITISKTTLLALEAAKKMLISGGLISLVVYVGHPGGSEELDTVEAFASRLSVDSWICCEFQMLNRPLAPVLVFMFKR; translated from the exons ATGTcagttttgagattttgctTGTTCTTAAACCCAATGCTATCAAACAGATTCCTTACTCAAACAAATTTGTTCAGCTCCTCTTGTGCTTTCTCTTCATCACTGAAAAGGACCTCCAAAAGCCTTTGTTGCAGCTCCAATTCCATTCTTCATAGTAATGGAGACACATCACCTTCTCTCTCCAGAAATTGTCCACTTTCAG GGTTAGAGAATGAGTTGGTGGGTTATATATTGGGGAAGAAGAAAGCAACAGAAGTGGCTCATTT GGTTTGGAGGCATGTCCTACATAAAGGGGATATAGTCATAGATGCCACATGTGGCAATGGTTATGATACTTTAGCAATGCTCAAAATGGTTGCTGATGAGTCTGGTTCCGGTCGTGTTTATGGAATTGACATTCAGATAGATGCTTTAAAGAATACTTCTTCCTTACTGGATGCTACTGTCACTCAGAAAGAG AAAGAACTAGTAAAGCTCTTCCCCATTTGCCATAGTAGGATGGATGAAGTAGTTCCAGAAAATACTGCTGTTAG GCTTGTTGCGTTTAACCTAGGCTACCTTCCTGGAGGTGACAAAGGTATCATTACAATTTCGAAAACAACGTTGTTGGCCTTGGAAGCTGCAAAGAAAATGCTAATATCGGGAGGGCTTATAAGCTTGGTGGTTTATGTGGGACATCCAGGTggaag TGAAGAATTGGATACTGTTGAGGCCTTTGCTTCTAGATTATCAGTTGATAGCTGGATATGCTGCGAGTTCCAGATGTTGAACCGACCATTAGCTCCAGTACTTGTTTTCATGTTTAAGAGATGA